A region of Micromonospora sp. WMMD882 DNA encodes the following proteins:
- a CDS encoding metalloregulator ArsR/SmtB family transcription factor: MRNVATLDMNTPVVSPLTGEPIKRADAERLAGVLKAFADPARLRLLSLIQASPDGEASVTDLTAPLGLSQPTVSHHLRILTEAGLLERDKRGVWAYYRLVPSTIAAIADVLTPPRKRATKKTR, from the coding sequence ATGAGGAACGTGGCAACTCTGGATATGAACACACCGGTCGTCTCGCCCCTCACCGGGGAGCCGATCAAACGCGCCGACGCCGAACGCCTGGCCGGGGTGCTGAAGGCGTTCGCCGACCCGGCGCGGCTGCGGCTGCTCAGCCTGATCCAGGCGTCCCCCGACGGGGAGGCGTCGGTGACGGACCTGACCGCGCCGCTCGGGCTCTCCCAGCCGACCGTGAGCCACCACCTGCGGATCCTCACCGAGGCCGGGCTGCTCGAACGCGACAAGCGCGGCGTCTGGGCGTACTACCGCCTGGTGCCGTCCACGATCGCCGCGATCGCCGACGTGCTGACCCCACCCCGCAAGCGGGCGACGAAGAAGACCCGCTGA
- the arsB gene encoding ACR3 family arsenite efflux transporter — protein MSTATRADHAAPVVARLSRLDRLLPVWIGLAMVAGLLLGRVVPGLDAALDAVKIGGISLPIALGLLVMMYPVLAKVRYDRLDTVTGDRRLLVSSLVLNWIIGPALMFALAWVFLADQPEYRTGLIIVGLARCIAMVIIWNDLACGDREAAAVLVALNSVFQVLAFGVLGWFYLSVLPGWLGLDGAALAVSGWDIAGNVLVFLGVPLLAGYLSRRLGERTRGRDWYEQRFLPRIGPVALYGLLFTIVVLFALQGEAITDRPVDVVRIALPLLAYFALMWAGSYLLGRAIGLNYERTTTLAFTAAGNNFELAIAVAIGTFGIASGQALAGVVGPLIEVPVLVGLVYVSLWARHRLFPTPTPRP, from the coding sequence ATGAGTACCGCCACCAGAGCCGACCACGCCGCGCCGGTGGTGGCACGCCTGTCACGCCTCGACCGGCTCCTGCCGGTGTGGATCGGCCTGGCCATGGTCGCCGGCCTGCTGCTCGGCCGGGTCGTTCCCGGGCTGGACGCCGCCCTCGACGCCGTCAAGATCGGCGGCATCTCCCTGCCCATCGCCCTCGGCCTGCTGGTCATGATGTATCCGGTGCTGGCCAAGGTCCGCTACGACCGCCTCGACACCGTCACCGGCGACCGACGGCTGCTGGTCTCGTCGCTGGTCCTCAACTGGATCATCGGCCCCGCCCTGATGTTCGCCCTGGCCTGGGTGTTCCTGGCCGACCAGCCGGAGTACCGTACCGGCCTGATCATCGTCGGCCTGGCCCGCTGCATCGCCATGGTGATCATCTGGAACGATCTCGCCTGCGGTGACCGGGAGGCCGCCGCCGTCCTCGTCGCGCTCAACTCCGTGTTCCAGGTCCTCGCGTTCGGCGTGCTCGGCTGGTTCTACCTGTCGGTGCTGCCCGGCTGGCTGGGCCTGGACGGCGCCGCGCTGGCCGTCTCCGGCTGGGACATCGCCGGCAACGTGCTCGTCTTCCTCGGCGTCCCGTTGCTCGCCGGGTACCTCTCCCGCCGCCTCGGCGAGCGGACCAGGGGCCGCGACTGGTACGAGCAGCGGTTCCTGCCCAGGATCGGACCCGTCGCCCTGTACGGGCTGCTGTTCACCATCGTCGTCCTCTTCGCCCTACAGGGTGAGGCCATCACCGACCGACCGGTCGACGTGGTCCGCATCGCCCTGCCGCTGCTGGCCTACTTCGCCCTCATGTGGGCCGGGTCCTACCTGCTCGGACGGGCCATCGGCCTGAACTACGAACGCACCACCACCCTGGCGTTCACCGCGGCGGGCAACAACTTCGAGCTGGCCATCGCGGTCGCGATCGGCACGTTCGGCATCGCCTCCGGCCAGGCCCTCGCCGGTGTCGTCGGCCCCCTGATCGAGGTGCCCGTCCTCGTCGGCCTGGTCTACGTGTCGCTGTGGGCCCGCCACCGCCTGTTCCCCACCCCGACCCCCCGGCCGTGA
- a CDS encoding NAD(P)-binding protein: MSVLEELPVVVVGAGPVGLAAAAHLHERELPFLVLEAGDTAGAAVRRWGHVRLFSPWRYDVDPAARRLLDDAGWVAPAEDALPTGAELVADHLQPLAELPQLKPRLRYGARVTAISRLGLDRLRTPGRDRTPFLIRLADGEELLARAVIDASGTWGTPNVLGASGLPAHGETDVAAYLEHALPDVLGADRGRFAGRHTLVVGAGHSAANTLLSLAELAAAAPGTEVTWAIRSTSPARAYGGGDADELPARGALGSRLREHVDAGRIRLLTGCSVHALTPTSPGPTPTPTSAGSAPAPTSAGPTPTPTSTGSAPGGGRVAVSFRRSDGGTESVTVDRIVAATGFRPDHSIAAELRLDLDPIMGATRALAPLIDPNEHSCGTVPPHGVDELAHPEVGYYAVGMKSYGRAPTFLMATGYEQVRSVVAALAGDWAAARDVQLDLPETGVCTSDPADSTGAGSCCGPTPTGPPVDSPATSMPPAPLPLVSLDTPTSGPSAGCCATPPPRH, translated from the coding sequence ATGAGCGTCCTGGAGGAGCTGCCCGTCGTCGTGGTCGGCGCGGGCCCGGTGGGGCTGGCCGCCGCCGCCCACCTGCACGAACGCGAGCTGCCCTTCCTCGTCCTGGAGGCCGGCGACACCGCCGGCGCGGCGGTGCGGCGGTGGGGCCACGTGCGGCTGTTCTCCCCCTGGCGGTACGACGTCGACCCGGCCGCCCGCCGGCTGCTCGACGACGCCGGCTGGGTCGCCCCCGCCGAGGACGCCCTGCCCACCGGCGCGGAGCTGGTCGCCGACCACCTCCAGCCCCTCGCGGAGCTGCCGCAGCTCAAGCCGCGCCTGCGCTACGGCGCGCGGGTGACCGCGATCAGCCGCCTCGGCCTGGACCGGCTGCGCACCCCCGGCCGCGACCGGACGCCGTTCCTGATCCGCCTCGCCGACGGCGAGGAGTTGCTGGCCCGTGCCGTCATCGACGCGTCCGGCACCTGGGGCACGCCCAACGTGCTCGGCGCGTCCGGCCTGCCGGCCCACGGCGAGACGGACGTGGCCGCGTACCTGGAGCACGCCCTGCCCGACGTGCTCGGCGCCGACCGGGGCCGCTTCGCCGGCCGGCACACCCTCGTCGTCGGCGCCGGCCACTCCGCCGCCAACACGCTGCTCTCCCTGGCCGAGCTGGCCGCCGCCGCGCCCGGCACCGAGGTGACCTGGGCGATCCGCTCCACCAGCCCGGCCCGCGCCTACGGCGGCGGCGACGCCGACGAGCTGCCCGCCCGGGGCGCGCTCGGCTCCCGGCTACGCGAACACGTCGACGCCGGCCGGATCCGCCTGCTCACCGGCTGCTCCGTGCACGCCCTCACCCCGACCTCCCCCGGACCCACGCCCACCCCGACCTCCGCCGGGTCCGCGCCCGCCCCGACCTCCGCCGGACCCACGCCCACGCCGACCTCCACCGGGTCCGCGCCGGGCGGCGGCCGGGTCGCCGTCTCCTTCCGGCGTTCCGACGGCGGTACGGAATCCGTCACGGTGGACCGGATCGTCGCCGCCACCGGCTTCCGCCCCGACCACTCCATCGCCGCCGAGCTGCGCCTGGACCTCGACCCGATCATGGGCGCCACCCGCGCCCTCGCCCCGCTGATCGACCCGAACGAGCACTCCTGCGGCACCGTCCCGCCGCACGGCGTCGACGAGCTCGCCCACCCGGAGGTCGGTTACTACGCCGTCGGCATGAAAAGCTACGGCCGCGCGCCCACGTTCCTCATGGCCACCGGCTACGAGCAGGTCCGCTCCGTCGTCGCCGCTCTCGCCGGCGACTGGGCCGCCGCCCGCGACGTCCAGCTCGACCTGCCCGAGACGGGCGTCTGCACGAGCGACCCGGCCGACTCCACCGGAGCCGGGAGCTGCTGCGGACCGACCCCGACCGGGCCGCCCGTCGACAGCCCCGCCACCAGCATGCCGCCCGCCCCACTGCCCCTGGTCAGCCTCGACACCCCGACCAGCGGACCGAGCGCCGGCTGCTGCGCCACCCCGCCCCCACGTCACTGA
- the pgi gene encoding glucose-6-phosphate isomerase, with the protein MAVDVTSTAAWQALRGHAEEIRGTHLRDLFAADPGRGERLALGLADYHVDYSKNLVTDTTLELLVALAEQVGLADRIAAMFAGERINATEGRAVLHTALRLPRDATLTVDGRDVVADVHAVLDRMAAFADEVRSGRWRGHTGERIRTVVNIGIGGSDLGPVMAYEALRAYRDAGLTCRFVSNIDPSDIHDTTADLDPATTLFVVASKTFSTQETLANAHQARRWLLAAFGDDDTAVARHFVAVSTNEQRVRDFGIDPANMFGFWDWVGGRYSLPSAVGLSVMLSIGPERFREMLAGYHAVDEHFRTAPLADNVPVLLGLLNVWYTNFLGAQTHAVLPYAQHLHRLPAYLQQLTMESNGKSVTVDGRPVSYDTGEIFWGEPGTNGQHAFYQLIHQGTRLVPADFVAFSEPAHDFGDMHDLFMSNFFAQTAALAFGRTAEQVAAEGTPAELVPHRVMVGNHPTTSIVAPRLTPATFGQLVALYEHVVLVQGAIWGINPFDQWGVELGKVLANQLAPLLSGDEPDLSGIDSSTAALIRRYRQQRGRA; encoded by the coding sequence ATGGCCGTGGACGTCACCAGCACCGCCGCCTGGCAGGCCCTGCGCGGGCACGCCGAGGAGATCCGCGGCACGCACCTGCGCGACCTCTTCGCCGCCGACCCGGGCCGCGGCGAGCGGCTGGCCCTCGGCCTGGCCGACTACCACGTGGACTACAGCAAGAACCTGGTCACCGACACCACCCTTGAGCTGCTGGTCGCGCTGGCCGAGCAGGTCGGGCTGGCCGACCGGATCGCCGCGATGTTCGCCGGGGAGCGGATCAACGCCACCGAGGGCCGGGCCGTGCTGCACACCGCGCTGCGCCTGCCGCGCGACGCCACGCTGACCGTGGACGGCCGGGACGTGGTCGCCGACGTGCACGCCGTGCTGGACCGGATGGCGGCGTTCGCCGACGAGGTGCGCTCCGGCCGGTGGCGCGGGCACACCGGGGAACGGATCCGCACCGTGGTCAACATCGGCATCGGCGGCTCCGACCTCGGGCCGGTGATGGCGTACGAGGCGTTGCGGGCGTACCGTGACGCGGGTCTGACCTGCCGGTTCGTGTCGAACATCGACCCCAGCGACATCCACGACACGACCGCCGACCTGGATCCGGCGACGACCCTGTTCGTGGTGGCCTCCAAGACGTTCTCCACGCAGGAGACGCTGGCCAACGCGCACCAGGCGCGCCGCTGGCTGCTGGCCGCGTTCGGCGACGACGACACGGCGGTGGCCCGGCACTTCGTCGCGGTCAGCACCAACGAGCAGCGGGTACGGGACTTCGGCATCGACCCGGCGAACATGTTCGGCTTCTGGGACTGGGTGGGCGGGCGGTACTCGCTGCCGTCGGCGGTGGGCCTGTCGGTGATGCTGTCGATCGGGCCGGAACGTTTCCGGGAGATGCTGGCCGGCTACCACGCCGTCGACGAGCACTTCCGCACCGCGCCGCTGGCCGATAACGTGCCGGTGCTGTTGGGGCTGCTCAACGTCTGGTACACGAACTTCCTCGGCGCGCAGACCCACGCCGTGCTGCCGTACGCGCAGCACCTGCACCGGCTGCCGGCGTACCTGCAACAACTGACGATGGAGAGCAACGGCAAGTCGGTGACCGTCGACGGCCGTCCGGTGTCGTACGACACCGGGGAGATCTTCTGGGGTGAGCCCGGCACCAACGGCCAGCACGCGTTCTACCAGTTGATCCACCAGGGCACCCGGCTGGTGCCGGCGGACTTCGTCGCGTTCAGCGAGCCGGCGCACGACTTCGGCGACATGCACGACCTGTTCATGTCGAACTTCTTCGCCCAGACGGCCGCGCTGGCCTTCGGGCGCACCGCCGAGCAGGTGGCGGCCGAGGGCACCCCGGCGGAGCTGGTGCCGCACCGGGTGATGGTCGGCAACCATCCCACCACCTCGATCGTCGCCCCCCGGCTGACGCCCGCCACGTTCGGGCAGCTGGTGGCCCTCTACGAGCACGTCGTGCTGGTGCAGGGCGCGATCTGGGGGATCAACCCGTTCGACCAGTGGGGCGTCGAGCTGGGCAAGGTGCTGGCCAACCAGCTCGCGCCGCTGCTCAGCGGCGACGAGCCGGACCTGTCCGGCATCGACTCGTCCACGGCCGCCCTGATCCGCCGGTACCGGCAGCAGCGCGGACGCGCCTGA
- a CDS encoding metalloregulator ArsR/SmtB family transcription factor — MSKQAAPPTVVDLAADAPCCPPLTQVRVPVETATLLAPAFKALGDPVRLQLMSMIASAEGGEVCVCDLTPAFDLTGPTISHHLRTLREAGLVDAERRGTWVYYRARPGVLRQLAALLTVEPPAGLTRRD, encoded by the coding sequence ATGTCGAAACAAGCCGCGCCGCCGACCGTGGTCGACCTGGCCGCCGACGCGCCCTGCTGCCCCCCGTTGACGCAGGTCCGGGTGCCGGTCGAGACGGCCACGCTGCTCGCGCCCGCGTTCAAGGCGCTCGGTGATCCGGTGCGGCTGCAACTGATGTCGATGATCGCCTCCGCCGAGGGCGGCGAGGTGTGCGTGTGCGACCTGACCCCGGCGTTCGACCTGACCGGACCGACGATCTCGCACCACCTCCGGACGCTGCGCGAGGCGGGCCTGGTGGACGCGGAGCGGCGCGGCACCTGGGTCTACTACCGGGCCCGGCCGGGCGTCCTGCGCCAGTTGGCGGCCCTGCTCACCGTCGAGCCCCCCGCCGGCTTGACTCGACGAGATTAG
- a CDS encoding acyltransferase domain-containing protein — MDVEVVAARLGVPVEEVDRVRRLAGDLPSAPLPDRADAPAILDRLAVCPDDAAEIMAGWPDPGSPLWTPELSWLLDRSIALVRADLGGYDWLPPGPALPRDRGPAWRHLYVYAYLALVDVVRGYHRDHGVPDAVSWATLADLGRNLAIDRRMSREGWPVMQSWLTLHARGGLYELGRLQHQRSGDDAIGLHITEAGPLSPAAVTASLDEARAFFPRHFPDERYTAFSCGSWLLDPQLREYLPEGSNIVRFQRMFELEPYEAPEGLDADVEVLRFVFRSLSTPLERLPRRTALQRAVVDHLTAGRHWQWRRGRFPI, encoded by the coding sequence GTGGATGTGGAGGTCGTCGCGGCCCGGCTCGGGGTGCCCGTCGAGGAGGTCGACCGGGTTCGTCGGCTCGCCGGTGACCTGCCGTCGGCTCCGCTGCCCGACCGGGCCGACGCGCCCGCGATCCTCGACCGGTTGGCGGTATGCCCGGACGACGCCGCCGAGATCATGGCGGGCTGGCCCGACCCGGGGTCACCGCTGTGGACGCCGGAGCTGAGCTGGCTGCTGGACCGGTCCATCGCCCTGGTGCGCGCCGATCTCGGCGGCTACGACTGGCTGCCGCCCGGTCCGGCGCTGCCCCGTGACCGTGGCCCCGCCTGGCGGCACCTCTACGTGTACGCGTACCTGGCGCTCGTCGACGTGGTCCGGGGGTACCACCGCGACCACGGCGTCCCCGACGCGGTGTCCTGGGCGACCCTCGCCGACCTGGGCCGCAACCTCGCGATCGACCGGCGGATGAGCCGCGAGGGCTGGCCGGTCATGCAGAGCTGGCTGACCCTGCACGCCCGGGGCGGCCTCTACGAGCTGGGCCGGCTGCAGCACCAGCGCAGCGGCGACGACGCGATCGGGCTGCACATCACCGAGGCGGGGCCGCTGAGCCCGGCGGCGGTGACCGCGTCGCTCGACGAGGCCCGCGCGTTCTTCCCACGGCACTTCCCGGACGAGCGGTACACCGCGTTCTCCTGCGGCTCGTGGCTGCTCGATCCGCAACTGCGGGAGTACCTTCCCGAGGGCTCCAACATCGTCCGGTTCCAGCGGATGTTCGAGCTGGAGCCGTACGAGGCGCCGGAGGGGCTGGACGCCGACGTCGAGGTGCTGCGGTTCGTGTTCCGGAGCCTGAGCACGCCGCTGGAGCGACTGCCCCGCCGCACCGCGCTCCAGCGCGCGGTCGTCGACCACCTGACCGCCGGTCGCCACTGGCAGTGGCGGCGGGGCCGGTTCCCGATCTGA
- a CDS encoding arsenate reductase ArsC, which yields MTDLTPRLRQALSIDQQIALGTAATRLAEEFTGVYGPETIERFLRSGYDQFATASTVPHYLPLLAERFARQRLQALARVEGHHRDGRPVVLFLCTHNAGRSQMALGFFTHLAGDRAVAWSGGSEPGTELNPAAVTAMAERGIDISQEFPKPWTDEVVRAADVVVTMGCGDACPVFPGTRYENWDLDDPAGLDTAHVRPIRDDVERRVRRLLDQIGVPVS from the coding sequence ATGACTGACCTCACCCCCCGCCTCCGCCAGGCGTTGTCCATCGACCAGCAGATCGCCCTGGGCACGGCGGCGACCCGGCTCGCCGAGGAGTTCACCGGCGTCTACGGCCCGGAGACCATCGAGCGGTTCCTGCGCTCCGGCTACGACCAGTTCGCCACCGCCAGCACCGTCCCCCACTATCTGCCGCTGCTCGCCGAACGCTTCGCCCGCCAGCGCCTTCAGGCCCTCGCCCGCGTCGAGGGCCACCACCGCGACGGCCGCCCCGTGGTGCTGTTCCTGTGCACCCACAACGCCGGCCGCTCCCAGATGGCGCTCGGCTTCTTCACCCACCTCGCCGGCGACCGGGCCGTCGCCTGGTCCGGCGGCAGCGAACCCGGCACGGAGCTCAACCCCGCCGCCGTCACCGCCATGGCCGAACGCGGCATCGACATCTCGCAGGAGTTCCCCAAGCCGTGGACCGACGAGGTCGTCCGCGCCGCCGACGTCGTGGTCACCATGGGCTGCGGCGACGCCTGCCCGGTCTTCCCCGGCACCCGCTACGAGAACTGGGACCTCGACGACCCCGCCGGCCTCGACACGGCCCACGTGCGACCCATCCGCGACGACGTCGAACGCCGGGTCCGGCGCCTGTTGGACCAGATCGGCGTCCCGGTTTCGTGA
- a CDS encoding helix-turn-helix domain-containing protein, whose protein sequence is MDADSSSLLGRARIHAALGDPARLAIVDALTLGDASPGEIAHTLDLPTNLVAHHVKVLTEAGLVVKGRSEGDKRRTYLRLRPEALAALTPPPLTGVGRVVFVCTRNSARSQLAAALWHDRAHTPAASAGTRPAPRVHPRAVAVADRHGLRLDPTATAHVTDVVRDDDLLIAVCDNAHEDLTGPTRPRLHWSVPDPVRVDTDEAFEAAFADLAARVDRVAPAVTTAPGDRHD, encoded by the coding sequence ATGGACGCTGACTCTTCTTCCTTGTTGGGCCGGGCCCGGATCCACGCCGCCCTCGGCGACCCGGCGCGCCTGGCGATCGTGGACGCGCTGACCCTGGGCGACGCGTCCCCCGGGGAGATCGCCCACACCCTCGACCTGCCCACCAACCTCGTCGCCCACCACGTCAAGGTCCTCACCGAAGCCGGTCTGGTCGTCAAGGGCCGCTCCGAGGGCGACAAGCGCCGCACCTACCTGCGGCTGCGGCCGGAGGCCCTGGCCGCGCTGACCCCGCCGCCCCTGACCGGCGTCGGCCGGGTGGTGTTCGTCTGCACCCGCAACTCCGCGCGCTCCCAGCTCGCCGCCGCGCTCTGGCACGACCGCGCCCACACCCCGGCCGCGTCCGCCGGCACGCGCCCGGCCCCCCGGGTGCACCCCCGCGCCGTCGCCGTCGCCGACCGGCACGGGCTGCGTCTGGACCCCACCGCCACCGCCCACGTCACCGACGTGGTCCGCGACGACGACCTGCTCATCGCCGTGTGCGACAACGCCCACGAAGACCTCACCGGGCCGACCCGTCCCCGCCTGCACTGGTCGGTGCCCGACCCGGTCCGGGTCGACACCGACGAGGCGTTCGAGGCCGCGTTCGCCGACCTCGCCGCCCGCGTCGACCGGGTCGCCCCCGCCGTCACCACTGCTCCCGGAGACCGTCATGACTGA
- a CDS encoding arsenate reductase ArsC has protein sequence MSDKPSVLFVCVHNAGRSQMAAGWLRHLAGDAVEVRSAGSAPADTVNPAAVEVMREVGIDITDQTPTLLAYETAESSDVIVTMGCGDACPVFPGKRYEDWQLPDPAGRGVDAVRPIRDEIRARVEKLLTELRG, from the coding sequence ATGAGCGACAAGCCCAGCGTCCTGTTCGTCTGCGTGCACAACGCCGGCCGCTCCCAGATGGCCGCCGGCTGGCTGCGTCACCTCGCCGGGGACGCCGTCGAGGTCCGCTCCGCCGGCTCGGCCCCCGCCGACACCGTCAACCCGGCCGCCGTCGAGGTCATGCGGGAGGTCGGCATCGACATCACCGACCAGACCCCCACCCTCCTGGCGTACGAGACCGCCGAGTCCTCCGACGTCATCGTCACCATGGGCTGCGGCGATGCCTGCCCCGTCTTCCCCGGCAAACGGTACGAGGACTGGCAGCTCCCGGACCCCGCCGGCCGGGGCGTCGACGCCGTCCGGCCGATCCGCGACGAGATCCGCGCCCGGGTGGAGAAGCTGCTCACCGAGCTGCGTGGGTAG